A single region of the Triticum dicoccoides isolate Atlit2015 ecotype Zavitan chromosome 2B, WEW_v2.0, whole genome shotgun sequence genome encodes:
- the LOC119360809 gene encoding uncharacterized protein LOC119360809, with the protein MQEMDEFVLVPHAADLWSYQLDEDDDDHKARFLAGNDEKTIDVNHFASEPTPNAALQCATVEPPAPSGCDSESEDSVADEEEAVDGLLGKASDADGDEEVVADQEPECKEWEGDHGHGWQQHAVGVICSVGLAAAATGLALLLGGQQQTPHKVHFRAAGDRKVTKVSARRDARLEQGMSVPRFEHAPAMISFGGSYGGHLF; encoded by the exons ATGCAGGAGATGGACGAGTTCGTGCTGGTCCCTCACGCCGCGGACCTCTGGTCGTACCAACTCGACGAGGACGACGATGACCACAAGGCGCGCTTCCTCGCCGGCAACGACGAGAAGACGATCGACGTGAACCACTTCGCCTCCGAGCCCACGCCCAACGCCGCATTGCAGTGCGCCACGGTGGAGCCGCCGGCGCCGTCCGGCTGTGACTCTGAGAGCGAGGATTCAGTTGCCGACGaggaggaagcggtcgacggcctgTTGGGGAAGGCGTCGGATGCTGATGGTGACGAGGAGGTGGTTGCAGATCAGGAACCAGAGTGCAAGGAGTGGGAAGGCGATCACGGCCACGGGTGGCAGCAGCACGCGGTCGGCGTGATCTGCTCCgtggggctggcggcggcggccaccGGCCTGGCCCTTCTGCTCGGCGGCCAGCAGCAGACGCCGCACAAAGTCCACTTCCGGGCGGCCGGTGATCGCAAG GTGACTAAGGTTTCAGCAAGGCGAGACGCGAGGCTAGAACAAGGGATGTCGGTGCCGCGGTTTGAGCATGCGCCGGCCATGATCTCGTTCGGGGGTTCCTACGGCGGACACCTGTTTTGA